The proteins below are encoded in one region of Apium graveolens cultivar Ventura chromosome 4, ASM990537v1, whole genome shotgun sequence:
- the LOC141720029 gene encoding uncharacterized protein LOC141720029 — MADNFDIYKEFAKEMFNEDDDEYEKYRLHLFNKIQGEGSSSTPRRTVYRGREADHERLVKDYFTENPVYTPETFRRRFRMGKHVFLRIVDAQSNFDPYFQQRVDALGRKGLSPLQKCTATMRMLVYGVSADVVDNCVRIGKTTVITCLKKFVTDVILMFENEYLRKPDSNDV; from the coding sequence ATGGCTgataattttgatatatataaAGAGTTTGCTAAGGAAATgttcaatgaagatgatgatgaatatgAGAAATATCGTCTCCATCTCTTTAACAAAATTCAAGGGGAAGGATCTTCATCAACGCCTCGGAGAACGGTATACAGAGGCCGTGAAGCCGACCATGAACGTCTAGTGAAAGATTATTTTACAGAAAATCCAGTCTATACCCCGGAAACATTTCGTAGAAGGTTTCGAATGGGGAAACATGTATTTCTTCGCATTGTAGATGCTCAGTCAAATTTCGATCCATATTTCCAACAAAGGGTTGATGCATTGGGAAGAAAAGGCTTATCACCTCTACAGAAATGCACTGCTACCATGCGTATGTTGGTATATGGAGTCTCTGCTGATGTTGTTGATAACTGTGTCCGAATCGGCAAAACAACCGTCATTACATGCTTGAAAAAGTTTGTCACTGATGTTATATTGATGTTTGAAAATGAATACTTGCGAAAACCAGATTCAAATGATGTGTGA
- the LOC141720030 gene encoding uncharacterized protein LOC141720030, with protein MEIALSSKLKLGFVNRTYVRSAVNSVLLIYWICCNNMVTSWILNSVSLDIAAHTIWEDLKVRYDQTNVPKLFNLRKEFSHLTQGMMSITAYLTKFRTIHDELECLYG; from the coding sequence ATGGAGATTGCTCTCTCTTCAAAGCTAAAGCTAGGTTTCGTTAACAGAACATATGTTAGATCTGCTGTGAACTCGGTGCTTCTGATTTACTGGATATGCTGCAATAATATGGTAACCTCATGGATTCTTAACTCTGTTTCACTTGATATTGCTGCTCATACAATTTGGGAGGATCTGAAAGTTCGATATGATCAGACTAATGTTCCTAAGCTGTTTAACTTGCGTAAAGAATTTTCACATCTTACTCAAGGAATGATGTCAATTACTGCTTATCTTACTAAATTTAGGACAATTCATGATGAATTGGAATGTCTATATGGCTAA